From the genome of Apostichopus japonicus isolate 1M-3 chromosome 17, ASM3797524v1, whole genome shotgun sequence:
AAAAGCTAGCACTAGACGCGGTGTCGTGCGATTCGGGGGAAAGCAAAGAAATTCCACCTTTTATTATCTTTGGGGAAAGTGATATACGTACGAACTACGAATCGACGCAACACTCGTCACGTCGTCCAGAATTGACTAGCCGAGAAATTTTGACTTTTCGAGATAACATTTTAGTCTAAATTCTTATGTAGTACATCAAACAGTTACGTCTCATGTTCCTTTGACATCAGAGAAATCGAACATAAATCGCAGTCTTTAAGGTATGACAAAACGATGTGGTCAAAGTGGATTGATCAGTGAAAGTCAACAATATTGCGCACATAAAATATAACTTATAGGCCTAAGTGAAATTGAACTATTTAATTTCTATGGCTACTTACTACAGTAGTGTAGGCTTAATTTAGGCTAGTCTTGACTTCTGCAATTGCAGAAAGCATAGTCTAGGCTTTCTGCAATCAAGACACTTGATGCTGTAACATAATTGTTTTACTATTAAATTGTAAGTTGGTATAGGGCATAGCTGAGGTTTAggcatagaaattgaactagtTTCTATGGGTTTAGGCCAAATGTAGCCCTAGtaagtagtagcatggtgggctcataattgacgcacttaaggattggaTTGACGATGTCGGTCaacataaaatcaaaatcactcaactgcatgcacttttcatatgtgtagttccttagaaatgtaatgatctcaaaatatttattgttctgtgcttacgcaacgtacaattgagaagaatttgaccacaaaatgtctgctgtgtcaagttctttcatacctcTAAATTGACACATGcatcgataagctaactgtattgtaggcctaagtatatatccattgactttggatgccgtttgctatgctctgaacctctaagcttagacaggtcaggtcccagagagaagTGGTAtcattttgaagtaattttggttatttttagggagtaagatttccaaatgtccaaaaaatgtgtaaaactggggggagggtgttaaaagcttaaaaaataccacaatttggtcagcaaatagctgaaatggattcaaactcatgaaatatgtaattctgcttgactgcaaaaagtttaggtggccttctgtatcgttgctagtaataattgaaggtgcgtcaattacgggggtgcgtcaattacgaagcctttactatatagACCATTGTCATACATGCCTACATCTAGGCCTAGGCTTAATCTcaaaaaccttgttaacacgataactCAGGAAGGACAACTTTCGTAATCAAAGTTTAGAACCCCCTTGGTGAAGAAACAATAACAAACTGTATTGACATTAGTATAGGTCAAAATACATTTGAATTCAACCTACTAAATACTATGCAAAAGTCTGAAATCTTGTAAACGTGATAACttcaaaaaattaaacatacatGTAGGCTATCATGATTTCATGGATTTCGTACTTGGTATGTCAGGGCTGTACATTAACTTTTAAAACAACTTGCCTAGTCGGGCAAGTAGGCTTCCAGAATTCACAAGCCCTGATAATTTTTTTACCTGCCCTGAAATGATGGAAAATAAAGGTAGACTGGTAACACAATAAATTTGTATTGTAATATGCACTGTTGTTTGTTTACACTTTCACATGTGTTTTATGGCTTATGCAGATGATAGTGATGTGGAACATTGTGATGTTAATGTttatttgaattgttttacaaaatagTAACATTTGCAGGATTTCTTTATTGAGAAATCCATTCATTGTAATTTAGCTTTGTttttgtacatgtactgtacatgattgtcATGTCATTACCATGTGAGCTCTGGTTGAGAGCATAATCTCTGTTTATCactgcctttttttttcttttttgggggataTGCTGCATTagtaaaaattttaaaaattgaaGGTTGCTATACTGCAAAATGTTTTGAtgataaaaaaacatgaatccttcttttttacttaaaaaaaatagctctcctacccccccccccatctccctcTTGCAATTTTAGGGATCTTACAGTGTCACTTCTGCTACAGGTAACAATGGGTGAAGCAGCAGCAGTAGTTAACACGAACCAGGGACAGCCTGGGGTACAGATGCACGGACAGACAGGACCCCCAGCTGCACCGTGGCAACCACAAGTGCAGTATGCACAAGGAACCCAACATCCACCTGGAGTGAACCCTCATTACAATGCTAAAGCTGGCCAGTGGACAGGCTGGATTCAGGTCTCATTGGGAACAGCTGCCATTTTGTTTGGCATCGTGAGTGTTGTGATCGACCTGGCAAACAGTAACATTGGAACAGGAATCTGGAGTGGTCTGTTAGTAAGTAACGATAAGCTCTGCATTCATCACTAAGCTCAATGTCAGTCTGTTAATAGACCTGGCATGTAGTAACATTAGAACAGGAATCTGGAGTGGTCTGTTAGTAACGATAAGCTCTGAATTCATCACTAAGCTCAATGTCAGTCTGTTAACGGACCTGGCAATATACAGTAACATTAGAACAGGAATCTGCCAGTGTGGTCTGTTAGAACAATAAGTAAAGATAGCTGTGCATTCATCACTTAAATCAATATTAGTCTGTTATAGGACCTGGCATGTAGTAACATTGTAACAGGAATCTGCCAGAGCAGTCTGTTAGAACAATAAGTAAAGATAGAGCTGCATTCATCACTCTAGAAGCTCGATACTACTTTCCGTCAGCTTTTACCAGCAATTGCCCTAAATAATATCTTAAGCTATGAATGGTATGTAGTACTTACTGCGTTCATGGTCATTAATAAAGCGGCCCAcatatatttaacatatatttgtacagtacgTTATGTTCCAGGACATCTCCTAGTAGTGATACAGTAGCTAGGGCAACCCATGCAACGGTCTACTCTAGTCGTACTGGCTCCGATATTTTAAGTAGTCTGTCATTTGGCTGAGAGTACATTAAAATTTGATGAGATTCGGACAATATATGCCCCTTTTTGAAACATAGACCAAGTTGGTATGCGTCCAGTGCATATctactacagtagtactgtatatcaGAGATTGTAAAATTGACACTGCGTCGTACAGTAAAGATGGTTTGCTTCATTCTTTCCCCACAGTTTTATGTCATTACCGGGATTCTTGGCATTCTGAGTAGCTCCAAGAAATCATACGACCTGGTGAGTGTTTGAATTCAGTCAGATGCAGTAAAATTTGTGGAAATTACTGCACAGTTATTTCCAAAAATACCTGTGCAAGATATCAATGTATAAATGGAGTTTTTGATGGCAATTTGTGTTCTGCTGGTCCATCAACGTTGCTGTCGGCCCTCTATGGTACGTCCGGGCTCTGTTTCACTACGTAGGTAGTTATGTACTTCATCGTTCACGCACAGTGAATAAAGTCTAATTTAGCAATGTCATTGGTCTGTTCTAACGTACAATTTTATGACGGAACAAAAGGTTTGAATTCGAATGATGTGTCACTTAAAATACTGTACCTTTGTCAATGGTACATGGTGAAAAAGCCATCAACATGTGACAAGTCAAAGATAAGGCCAGTCTTTTTCCCTAGGTTTTGAGAGATATCAACATCATTTAAACCCATTAAATAGATAGTACAGTAGGTTAACTCACTCACAGACAGCTACAGTATTAGTATGTACATGCTGTCGAACTGCTTCTACAGTCGGCAAATGTTCTGGCTGTCCATCACacattttggttgtccaaagaGCAAATTTGTCTGTTCCAAACAATGTTACCTAGCAAACTAATAATtttaccaatatgtacactgtagaagAGATGTGCAGGTTTGaagaatagaacagcaatatgtacactgtaggagagatgtttaggtttggtgaatagaacaccaattgATATGTATACTGTAAGAGAGATGTATAGGTTGGTGAATAGAatagcaatatgtacactgtaggtttgtattttaataaacagcaatatgtacactgtaggagagatacataggttggtgaatagaacagcaatatatacactgtaggagagatgcataggttggtgaatagaacagcaatatgtacactgtaggagagatgtgtaggtttggtgaattgaacaccaatatgtacattgtAGGAGAGATTTGTATGTTTGTATCTAGAACAgtaatatgtacactgtaagaGAGATGCAtaggttggtgaatagaacagcaatatctACACTGTGGGTTTGTATTtaaacagcaatatgtacactgtagaagAGATCTGTATAGGTTTGTATCtaaaacagcaatatgtacactgtaggagagatgtgtaggtttgtatctagaacagcaatatgtacactgtaggagagatgtgtataGGTTTGTATCtaaaacagcaatatgtacactgcagGAGAGATGCTAATTAGAGTTTTCTATACATAACCTGTCTGTTCTTTGTGGGTAGAGTTTCCTGGGTATGTTTTGCTTTTCAATTGTGTAGAGCTTACGATAACGAAACTAGATATATCCTTTCCACAAAGAGATGATGagtttatgaaaatgatatacGCTGTAAACTGTGTAAATAAAGGTTCGTTGGTAACATGAACCACACCATTGTAATATTGTTTACTGTACATGTCCTAGTTTTCTAGTTTCCTCCTGGCCGTGTCCTTCCTCGTTCCTGTGTTTTGTAAAAGTCATGATGTGACCCTTGATCACAAGCATCCAATTAATATACTTACAAAGTCTAGACAGTTACAGGGCACAGTATCAACCAGGAAATAGaatgaacaaaaaaacattCCAGGGATAGAGATTTGAGCAAGATATATTGTATAAATACAGTTCTGTGTAGTGTGGAGGCCTTGAAGTTGAATTTCTATTTAATCACCCTTAAACTGAAGAAAAGTTGCATTTCCTACagcggcccccccccccattccctaTCCCCTTCTCATTCTGAATTAAATATTGTAACATGAACCTGTTGAAAATTAACCAacaaattgttattgtttgttatatATCGATCTGTATAACAACAAAACTATGGTTTTTGTTGGAAATGGGACGTAAACTTGAATCCATCCTGCTCTATGGGGAAAGGAAAGAAATTGTgccataaatttcttttaaaaatttcgGGAATACTTTTAGTTTCGGTTCTCAGTACAAAACTTATCATTTGGATATTCTGTAACACAGTTAAGCTAATTTTGTGTGTAATATTTTGACCGCGTGATTTCTGGTCAATTGCTCCCGCTGACACTTGATTGGAAGTATAAAAACAATATTCaattataatatacatacattcaaTACCCtcacttcatatttctttttttcattcctcCCCCCATTTGTTTTGTAAGTTTCCCCCActgcctacccccccccccccttcaggcCCTCTTCCCCAGTTATGGTAACTGACATATTCATTTTGACCTTTGATCATCTCCAAAGCAACATTTTTGAATGGACTGGAAGAGAGTGAAAGTCCCAAATTTATGATTAATCCCTACTGTACTTGTATTTGTTTACACTGCACTGAACACGTTGTGGATATCCGCATACAGTAGATACTCCACTCATTCACATAGCAGATATGCTACATGTAAAGGGAGATGTTTAGATGATAGGCCAGTGGCCATTAATTGCTAGTCGCTATGGATACCGTAGACTTTGTAAAATAGCTCGCTGTTGGCAGTTGCCGTGATCTTTACACGTGGGAATATGACCTAAGTATTGCTACTCCATAAGCTCAGTGTTTTGGTTTGCTTGGAATCAAAAAGGAAATCTTTTCCATGATGAAGATTAACTATGTACATTAGTATTAAAGGAATATAACTGTTAAATCTTCATGATTTTTCTTCACTTCTAGACACTTtctggttttgatgataatcgtaacctttgtagtcatgcaggcgaCTGAGTGTGTGTATGCGGGTATGTGGGTGTATGACTCCTTGCTTTCAAACacaaatatctcaagaagggaagcctggaccaatctcatatatGGCATGTAGtagaaccacattgagtagaacaAGCCTGTTGTGTTTGGGGGAGATTAAAGGTtttttggggtcaccaggggtcaaattgcaaaaaccttgtaaacacgatatctcaagaagggaaggttggaccaatctcatatgtAGTATGTAGTTGGGACACGTTTAgttcaagatccctattgtttatggtggaggtcaaaggtcatttggggcaCTAGgtatcaaattgtgaaacctcctaaacacgatatctcaagaagggaagcttggaccattCTCATATTTAGTGTGAAGTTGTGACCTGTTAAACACAAGAAGCCTTTTATgtgtggtggaggtcaaaggtcatttggagtcaccaggagTCAAATTGTGGTAACCTTGCTTTATAAtttaccgtatctcccaccgaccaacCTATTAGATAACATGTACGTTTCGCCccataagaataggagaggctgttggcaattggaaattaagGGCATCCATATAGGCATCAGAAGTCTCCAccaaatctccattgacttaagtgtgttgGTAACTTTGGagggaagcaggacacttcgcccaacaaccatttcgcccaactgccatttcgcccaaccttaccatttcgcccaaccagcctggtcatttcgcccaaccagcctggtcatttcgcccaaccagcctggtcatttcgcccaaccagcctggtcatttcgcccaaccagcctggtcatttcgcccaaccagcctggtcatttcgcccaaccagcctggtcattttgcccaaccttgattaaatatgatatttcaaaaggaaacgttcgggaattgttaacgttacaggatacgaaccgaatattaaggaaacttgaggatcgatcagtgtgttaggtgttaggtttgatagtaaacgttcgaatattaaggaatattaaggaaacatgaagtcctttactttgtataacttaagtaaggaaacgttcgggaatttttaacgttacaggatacaaaccgaatattaaggaatcttgaggatggatcagtgttttaggggttaggtttgataggtttgatagtaaacgttcgggaattgttaacattacgggatacgaaccgagtattaaggaaacttgaagtcgtggttaaattgattaggcctacatatgtgtttgtataataatataacttccattgtatgcgtaaacgccttaagtagtgtaatcctcccattgtacccgaaataactgctcagactccgatcgatatcgagcggacctcacttttttatttacctattatgaagtaacctaacccacaaaaaatcaaattgaactagtggaatacaaaaagtaatattattctgactgaatattagtaaaaataaggttgggcgaaatgaccatgctggttgggcgaaatgaccatgctggttgggcgaaatgactatgatggttgggcgaaatgaccatgctggttgggcgaaatgaccaggctggttgggcgaaatgaccaggctggttgggcgaaatggccaggctggttgggcgaaatgaccaggctggttgggcgaaatggcagttgggcgaaatggttgttgggcgaagtgactagaaagcacTTTGGAGttgccatgtacagtacattgctgCATACATGCCTGTGCACACAGTTGTGTTAAGAGCGTTGTACTGTTTGTACATACAACGTTGCTATTGGAATGGAAGATATCATTGTGAATCATCGGTATAATAACTTTTCTTAcgttgttgaagttttctgtcatatttcgcaattgtcgagattcagtACCAATAAAAACTTCAGTTTTGGATGTGGTAACGTTAGGGAAATGACCAGTTGCCTAGTTAGATGTTTTAGAGGCAAACCAGTTTGCAAGTCTTGGGGACCAGGGGTTAAAATCGCCCGGCGCCTGCTAAATGTACGGCTCGTAGGTGTActacattgagtagaagaagcctgttgtctttggtagagattaatctgtatgctgaatacaagaaaagtttccacCTCGATCATCACCTGCTATGCTAATATTGTTTGTCTtatctcaatgctttttgctGTACTACTTAGACTAAAGTAagttgttcatcctggctataccctacagcctagtgtgtcacattcatatcaGATTATTAAGGTTTTCTTTACAGCTGTTTGCGGCAGGTTGTGTGTGACAAAGATCTCAGTCATCTGTTAATAGCTAACAAATTAACAATGATGGTTAGGTTTGTGTCCCCTTCGAGTGAGTTGGTTGAGTGGACCACAAAGATCTCCGTTATTTAACAAGGAAAAAAGAAGTAATTGAAAGTACCATGTCACTTTTCAGTAAAAGTAAGATAGTTGAAAACAAACTCATTCTGTTAAAATACTTAAAGGGATAGTACAATTCCTTTATAAAAGCTTgcatggtacagtacagtacttgaaCACTTTAATACGGGGACAGCACAACTTTGTCATAAAGTTCTTACAGGTATGTGAAATGAATGTCACTTACTtttctctccccctccccctcctcctcccccttcccctccccctcccccaccccttcttgtAGTTTTCATTGTGCCTTAAGTATATTACGAGAATGatgatataatttatatttctcTTGGTCCCATACTTTACCACAGGCCCAGGTGCTGCCTCCCCCCGGCCCCTttgcccacccctctaatcaaTAGTGGTATCTCCCTCTTCTTCAGATTACCGCTTACCTTGTGATGTCGATCTTTAGTAGTATGGTCTCGGGGGTCTGCATCATCATATTCGGTGTGAGTGCCGCCTCTGAATCCTGGTACAGTTACTACTACTATGACAGCATTCCCTATGTGAGTATTTATGGGTTGTCTTCCCACTGAGAATGATATATGAGTATTTATGGGTTGACTGCCCACTGGAAAGGATATATATGTGAGTATTTATGGGTTGTCTTCCCACTGGAAAGGATATATGTGAATATTTATGGGTTGTCTTCCCACTGGGAATGATATATGTGAGTATTTATGGGTTGTCTTCCCACTGGGAATGATATATGTGAGTATTTATGGGTTGTCTTCTTACTGGGAATGATATATGTGAGTATTTATGGGTTGTCTTCTTACTGGAAATGACATGTGAGTATTTATGGGTTGTCTTCCCACTGGGAATGATATATGTGAGTATTTATGGGTTGTCTTCTTACTGGAAATGACATGTTAGTATTTATGGGTTGTTTTCCCACTGCTAATGGTAGTACTTATGGGTTGTCTTCCCACTGCTAATGGTATATGTGAGTATTTATGGGTTGTTTTCCCACTGGAAATGACATGTGAGTATTTACAGTATGGGTTGTCTTCCCACTACTAATGGTATATGTGAGTATTTATGGGTTGTTTTCCCACTGGGAATGATATATGTGAGTATTTATGGGTTGACTCCCCACTGGAAATGATGTATGTGAGCATTTATGGGTTGTCTTCCCACTGGAAATGATGTATGTGAGCATTTATGGGTTGTCTTCCCACTAGGAATGATATCTGTTTTGCTGTGAATGGTATCTGAcattgtatatgtgtatgtaccaGTGGTATTTATACCAGTCCTGTCTAAAACAGCCACATGGAATATATGCCATGGCTACATGTGTACTGGGCATCTACAGGCACTTAGAATTTTTTTGGTTGAATGTTCAGTAAAATGTTGGCGACAAAAAACTtgtccctcccccatccccccccccccg
Proteins encoded in this window:
- the LOC139954965 gene encoding uncharacterized protein; this translates as MGEAAAVVNTNQGQPGVQMHGQTGPPAAPWQPQVQYAQGTQHPPGVNPHYNAKAGQWTGWIQVSLGTAAILFGIVSVVIDLANSNIGTGIWSGLLFYVITGILGILSSSKKSYDLITAYLVMSIFSSMVSGVCIIIFGVSAASESWYSYYYYDSIPYGARLTIHLLSLFIALVEFVISIIAAAFCCSGNCCTPYSSVATRTVVQYSHVQPNALITAIPQGMVAYNQPYMYPQPMNQAPMYNNFVQPVPMQHYHVQPGMQGHQMMQVHPPQPAGASAMQPSADFSAPADGGAKGPPDIPPPYGP